In a genomic window of Ignavibacteria bacterium:
- a CDS encoding choice-of-anchor D domain-containing protein has translation MRPLTTLFVTLLTLLAPALGQELSVYNVVTDAYPRITANYFALDETGATIDDLTARDFRVIETTTDGKNVDLTSTVSHNCITNASSTSASVVLIVDESLSMDQLLPSGKRRIEYVKEALRAFVDRLPWNGETAVSIIGFSGKSRLLCDWQTTPGPVLAAIGRLTPLSATNYEVSFLGIPNVFDQMQQRTPSIPKVAFFITDGAPNPDIAKRQEFEQKVITLARAQGIRIFSVTLMINRTDPSIATICRSTGGRSMIATEESLVNLVGVLALEAISKKVCTISWISPLVCNDDLRMRTATIQLRRGRQPDTKVYYTTPDSSLVRLEAVPSTLVYGDIPPLQSLNLTCTVTAVNTDLSVTSASISTPAYFQLVGFSPFTLKKGESKQITVKFTQGADRVIRTGTLTLAGNPLCIPVVTLVAGGGNVILTSPNGGDVLSTCTETRITWTGVPSYQSVTIEYSCDGVEWVILADTALGGSFPWKPTAGCPTGRIRVRTLSGERYIWASRTGGMGTEEVNAIDVAPDGSRIYIGGSFIGQTEFGPTTANAVFNAADGYVTELDNTGAVLGATLLKGDIGSTERIVRVATDRDGNVYVAGTVTGSNITYGLDRWTRMPSDLQNAFIYKFRSNGTLLWRITLGGNEFTTGYVDINSLEVKPNASGDIEATITGTCEYIVSARGYAGTVLDEVDVPDLGPMPYSVTISSAGQPNIRANFDAVDPSKDDPLSTTDRSGYHYATGSYRGNYTVPLVPPVTLSNKGQSDVWVTKSTLGVSTEDVSDKTFRIVQPILKTDLDTVRFDSTAIGRASTQSSTTALRNIGTAPLMIDSVIISGPAAKDFAVIDDLDSVILDTGAIRSLEISFSPTVIGTRRARITIYGSCENIVFFDVEGEGRLECPWILQDTIDMGRQIVGTSTTQRIDCILKSERRGTVRGFLAISGSSDFQVTPSGVFTLKYGECISVRVTFTPTIPGPQQAQIDLNLPTECGIAFTQIFGEGIKPELSVSSIDLGNKRLRTVSMDTINIVNNGTVDVEVTSLNLVDTAGTGFSATLPSLPVTIGVSDTIRIPITFIPTTRGSFVSSVLVDAKGVDSTLIGTMHGFGYQPICEARGYSFLPVLTGTVSNEPGFIRIWNRDATWPLHIDGIQLPSVQSDFTWSAVPGPFPLILAPNDSVDVFVTFSPQGAGLRAVNIDVLHDGRPGPEDIPPYARTEVLVDGVGLQRSVLPPVLMDTILSCLTDTAVVELVNDDPTTSLLVPRVVATGDVGAFRCEPPPPFTIPAGGAQEITVIFTPPDPRRFAATFAYENPRSLDLTINVSGTGTSRPISIAMSGATTATIDVPVALPIDVNVSQIAPFTPTILTVTITHPASSMRYKSLGNGTAPGWSFAAQNIAPGTMQLIGTSDGSTQLTTGRLVTPLFDTYLTADTELPITLALASPYTCLDESGDSTSISMHVVCFAQGRLVSISGIQYRLDPPRPSPASSEITVPFSIGLQGSAELQIVDATGRTVRSVALTGLVAGSYELPIPVDTLGQGAYTIRLSSGPFAAVEQFIVIR, from the coding sequence TTGCGACCCCTCACCACACTTTTCGTAACGCTTCTAACCTTACTAGCTCCTGCCCTCGGGCAGGAGCTTTCTGTTTACAACGTCGTTACGGACGCCTATCCTCGCATCACGGCGAATTACTTCGCTCTTGACGAAACAGGCGCCACGATCGATGATCTCACGGCACGAGACTTTCGTGTGATCGAGACCACGACAGATGGAAAGAACGTCGATCTCACCTCTACGGTCTCACACAACTGCATCACCAATGCATCGAGCACGTCGGCCAGTGTTGTTCTGATCGTTGATGAATCGCTTTCGATGGATCAGCTTCTACCGTCCGGGAAGCGTCGGATCGAATACGTGAAAGAGGCACTTCGGGCCTTCGTTGACAGACTCCCATGGAATGGCGAGACTGCGGTGAGTATCATCGGATTCTCCGGCAAGAGCAGACTCCTTTGTGATTGGCAGACAACTCCGGGCCCGGTATTAGCTGCCATCGGACGTCTCACCCCGCTCTCGGCCACGAACTACGAAGTATCGTTTCTGGGAATTCCCAACGTCTTCGATCAAATGCAGCAACGCACTCCGTCTATCCCCAAAGTTGCGTTCTTCATCACCGATGGTGCGCCGAATCCCGACATTGCGAAGCGACAGGAATTCGAACAAAAGGTGATCACCCTCGCCCGAGCGCAGGGGATACGGATCTTCTCTGTGACGTTGATGATCAACCGCACAGATCCCTCGATCGCCACCATCTGCAGATCCACCGGTGGCCGAAGCATGATCGCAACAGAGGAGTCGCTGGTGAATCTTGTTGGCGTCCTCGCCCTTGAAGCGATCAGCAAGAAGGTCTGCACCATCTCATGGATATCCCCTCTTGTCTGCAACGATGATCTGCGGATGCGCACGGCAACCATCCAGCTCCGTAGAGGCCGGCAGCCAGATACCAAGGTCTACTACACTACGCCGGATAGTTCCCTTGTGCGATTGGAGGCGGTCCCGTCTACACTTGTCTACGGAGACATACCTCCGCTGCAGAGTCTGAACCTGACGTGTACGGTTACTGCAGTCAACACCGACCTCTCCGTAACATCTGCTTCGATCTCTACACCTGCCTACTTCCAACTGGTTGGCTTTAGCCCCTTCACATTAAAGAAGGGAGAGTCTAAACAGATCACGGTGAAATTCACGCAAGGGGCTGATCGGGTCATTCGAACGGGGACTCTTACCCTTGCCGGCAATCCACTGTGTATTCCCGTTGTCACTCTCGTTGCCGGCGGCGGCAATGTTATTCTTACGTCTCCCAACGGCGGTGATGTCCTAAGCACATGTACAGAAACGCGCATCACGTGGACCGGTGTACCTTCGTACCAATCCGTCACCATCGAATATTCATGCGACGGAGTCGAATGGGTCATCCTAGCTGATACGGCTCTTGGCGGTTCGTTCCCATGGAAGCCCACGGCCGGATGTCCAACCGGACGTATCCGTGTTCGCACTCTTTCCGGTGAGCGATACATCTGGGCCTCTCGTACAGGGGGCATGGGTACAGAAGAGGTCAACGCGATCGATGTTGCCCCTGACGGAAGTCGTATATACATCGGTGGATCGTTCATCGGACAGACAGAGTTCGGTCCAACTACGGCCAACGCCGTCTTCAACGCAGCGGACGGATATGTAACAGAACTCGATAACACCGGTGCAGTTCTTGGTGCTACGCTCCTCAAGGGCGACATTGGATCTACGGAACGTATCGTTCGTGTGGCCACAGATCGCGATGGCAACGTGTATGTTGCCGGAACTGTAACGGGTTCCAACATCACGTATGGACTAGACCGTTGGACGCGTATGCCCAGCGATCTTCAGAATGCCTTCATCTATAAGTTCCGTTCCAATGGAACTCTCCTGTGGCGGATCACGCTCGGTGGCAATGAATTCACAACGGGATATGTTGACATCAACAGTCTTGAGGTGAAGCCCAATGCATCCGGAGATATTGAAGCAACGATCACCGGCACGTGCGAATACATCGTTAGTGCAAGGGGCTATGCAGGAACCGTACTCGATGAGGTAGACGTACCAGATCTCGGGCCGATGCCATATTCCGTAACGATATCCTCTGCCGGACAGCCCAACATCCGTGCGAACTTCGATGCAGTGGATCCCTCCAAGGATGATCCGCTCTCCACCACTGATCGGTCCGGCTACCACTACGCCACAGGTTCGTATCGCGGAAACTACACCGTGCCCCTTGTCCCACCTGTTACCCTCAGCAATAAGGGGCAGAGTGATGTGTGGGTCACAAAGTCAACACTCGGCGTTTCGACCGAAGACGTCTCCGATAAAACCTTCCGCATCGTGCAGCCGATCTTGAAGACCGATCTCGATACGGTACGGTTCGACTCTACGGCTATCGGTCGTGCGTCTACGCAGTCAAGCACAACGGCACTTCGCAACATCGGAACAGCCCCCTTGATGATCGACAGTGTGATCATCAGCGGACCGGCAGCAAAGGACTTTGCTGTGATCGATGATCTCGACAGTGTGATCCTCGATACCGGCGCGATCCGTTCACTTGAGATCTCGTTCTCCCCCACTGTTATCGGTACACGCAGAGCACGCATCACCATCTATGGATCATGTGAGAACATCGTGTTCTTTGATGTTGAAGGCGAAGGGCGTTTGGAGTGCCCATGGATCTTGCAGGACACGATCGACATGGGACGTCAAATCGTTGGTACGTCAACGACACAACGGATCGACTGTATCCTCAAGAGTGAGCGCAGAGGTACCGTTCGGGGATTCCTTGCCATCAGCGGATCGTCGGACTTCCAAGTAACACCGTCCGGAGTTTTCACTCTCAAGTACGGAGAGTGTATCAGTGTGCGTGTGACCTTCACACCAACGATCCCCGGACCTCAACAGGCACAGATCGATCTCAATCTTCCAACAGAATGTGGCATTGCCTTTACACAGATCTTTGGCGAAGGCATCAAACCCGAACTGTCCGTCTCCAGCATCGACCTCGGCAACAAACGACTGCGCACCGTATCGATGGATACCATCAACATCGTCAACAACGGCACGGTGGATGTTGAAGTCACCTCGCTCAACCTCGTCGACACAGCAGGCACGGGCTTCTCAGCTACTCTTCCTTCTCTGCCGGTCACGATCGGTGTTTCGGACACCATTCGCATCCCGATCACCTTCATACCAACCACTCGCGGATCTTTTGTCTCTTCTGTTCTAGTTGATGCAAAGGGTGTAGACTCCACGCTTATCGGCACCATGCATGGCTTTGGATATCAGCCTATCTGCGAAGCGCGTGGGTATTCATTCCTTCCGGTGCTCACAGGCACTGTTAGCAATGAGCCAGGCTTCATTCGCATTTGGAATCGTGACGCTACATGGCCACTCCATATCGACGGTATCCAACTCCCATCCGTGCAGAGCGATTTCACCTGGAGCGCTGTGCCCGGCCCCTTCCCTCTGATCCTCGCACCGAACGACTCTGTTGACGTCTTTGTGACCTTCTCTCCGCAGGGGGCAGGTCTTCGCGCAGTGAACATCGATGTTCTTCATGATGGACGTCCGGGTCCGGAAGACATTCCACCGTATGCACGCACAGAAGTATTGGTCGACGGCGTTGGACTTCAACGCAGTGTTCTGCCGCCGGTGCTGATGGATACCATCCTCTCCTGTCTCACTGACACAGCGGTTGTAGAGCTTGTGAACGACGACCCTACAACGTCGCTTCTCGTACCGCGCGTTGTGGCAACCGGCGACGTAGGTGCATTCCGTTGTGAGCCCCCTCCGCCATTCACCATCCCTGCAGGCGGCGCGCAGGAGATCACCGTGATCTTCACGCCTCCGGATCCACGCCGGTTTGCGGCCACGTTCGCCTATGAGAATCCTCGGTCGCTCGATCTAACGATCAACGTATCCGGCACCGGAACATCACGTCCCATCAGCATTGCGATGTCCGGCGCAACCACCGCCACCATCGACGTACCGGTAGCTCTACCGATCGATGTGAACGTGAGCCAGATAGCCCCCTTCACCCCAACCATACTTACGGTGACGATCACCCATCCGGCCTCATCGATGCGGTACAAGTCTCTTGGGAACGGGACAGCGCCTGGGTGGTCCTTTGCTGCACAGAACATTGCCCCCGGTACGATGCAGCTCATCGGCACGTCGGACGGAAGTACGCAGCTGACTACGGGAAGACTTGTGACACCATTGTTTGACACGTATCTCACTGCCGACACAGAACTGCCGATAACGTTAGCTCTTGCATCGCCGTATACATGTCTTGATGAGAGTGGCGACTCAACATCCATTTCAATGCACGTGGTCTGTTTTGCGCAGGGCAGGCTTGTTTCCATTTCGGGCATCCAGTACCGACTCGACCCACCACGTCCATCACCGGCATCCTCTGAGATCACCGTTCCATTCTCCATTGGATTACAGGGGTCGGCTGAGCTCCAGATCGTTGATGCCACGGGCCGAACCGTCCGCTCCGTTGCTCTCACAGGGCTCGTTGCAGGATCCTACGAACTCCCGATTCCGGTTGACACCCTTGGTCAAGGTGCCTACACCATCCGCCTCTCCAGCGGGCCATTTGCAGCCGTGGAGCAGTTCATCGTCATCCGATAA
- a CDS encoding class I fructose-bisphosphate aldolase: MIDRIVTALGAKADYFLNHTSTTIPRSSIHVPSPTSVDTMFSGSDRNNRVLRNLQWLHGSGRLANTGYVSILPVDQGIEHSAGASFAKNPIYFDPAKIVELAIEGGCNGVASTFGVLGNVARTYAHKIPFIVKINHNELLTYPNKFDQVLFGTVEQAADMGAAAVGATIYFGSQESTRQITEIATAFARAHELGMATILWCYVRNNAFKSDKDYHVSADLTGQANHLGVTIGADIIKQKLPENNGGFEALNMGGSSYGKLDKRMYTELSSDHPIDLCRYQVANCYMGRIGLINSGGASGSNDMAEAITTAVINKRAGGMGLISGRKAFQRPMAEGIELLNAIQDVYLSTEVTIA; this comes from the coding sequence ATGATCGATCGTATCGTTACCGCGCTCGGCGCAAAGGCCGACTACTTTCTCAACCACACCTCAACGACCATTCCGCGGTCATCGATCCATGTGCCATCACCGACATCGGTGGACACGATGTTCAGCGGCTCGGATCGTAACAACCGCGTCCTGAGAAACCTTCAGTGGCTGCACGGCTCCGGAAGACTAGCCAATACGGGCTATGTGTCCATCCTACCCGTCGACCAAGGTATCGAGCATAGTGCAGGCGCATCGTTCGCCAAGAACCCGATCTACTTCGACCCGGCAAAGATCGTTGAACTCGCGATCGAAGGGGGCTGTAATGGTGTTGCCTCAACATTTGGTGTGTTGGGAAATGTAGCACGCACCTACGCACACAAGATCCCCTTCATCGTGAAGATCAATCACAACGAACTGCTCACGTATCCGAACAAGTTCGATCAGGTGCTGTTCGGTACCGTAGAACAAGCTGCTGACATGGGAGCTGCTGCCGTTGGCGCAACGATCTACTTTGGATCACAAGAGAGCACACGTCAGATCACCGAGATCGCTACGGCCTTTGCACGTGCACACGAACTGGGCATGGCAACCATTCTGTGGTGTTATGTGCGGAACAATGCCTTCAAGTCCGATAAGGACTATCATGTGTCGGCCGATCTTACCGGACAAGCCAATCATCTTGGTGTTACGATCGGAGCCGACATCATCAAGCAGAAGCTGCCGGAGAACAATGGTGGTTTTGAAGCTCTCAACATGGGTGGCTCGAGCTATGGTAAGCTCGATAAGCGTATGTACACCGAACTTTCCTCAGACCATCCCATCGATCTCTGTCGGTACCAAGTTGCCAACTGCTACATGGGCCGCATCGGACTCATCAACTCCGGCGGTGCATCCGGCTCCAATGACATGGCAGAAGCCATCACCACAGCCGTGATCAACAAACGTGCAGGTGGTATGGGGCTTATCAGTGGCCGGAAGGCATTCCAACGTCCAATGGCTGAAGGCATTGAGCTTCTCAACGCCATCCAAGACGTCTACCTCAGCACCGAGGTAACCATCGCCTGA
- a CDS encoding ABC transporter ATP-binding protein produces the protein MSEPARNRGVLTELRRILPYTRRYPKLVGWGLVFITLSNVCSTTIPHVVGETIDTLKVSAFASSEIAWLIAQILLLTIGSGFFMFATRRTIILMSRFIEEDLRNDFVKAIKDQSQRFFHDRSTGSLLAHFSNDIGAVREFIGPAIMYTANTITTFAFALTWMMNINIPLTFAILIPVPLVATLTYKLGKLIHANYKRVQEQYEHITTHAQETASGVRVVRAYVRGDHEAERFDELSADYYRKNMRLARVQSLMMPGMTVLFNLSYVIVISFGGYLVMQSSMSVGELTQFFIYLNQLLWPIAAIGWVTSMIQRGAASMARLGAIFEAPSDVVDADNAQRPDEIRGTIEFDNVSLAYDGTTPVLSNISVTVPAGSSLGIVGTVGSGKSSLIGLLPRLYDVTSGAVRIDGIDVRNISIVTLRGSIAVVPQESFLFSETIRENIRFGRPTASDEEVEQAAQRAQLHADVMSLPQGYDTVVGERGVTLSGGQKQRTSLARAIASDPSILVLDDSLSAIDADTEERILRGLDDVMKGRTTILISHRISTVKKCTNIIVLQNGTIAEQGSHNELLELGGIYADMYERQQLEQQLTS, from the coding sequence ATGTCTGAGCCTGCACGAAACCGCGGAGTTCTTACAGAGCTTCGGAGGATCTTGCCCTATACCCGACGCTATCCCAAGCTCGTTGGGTGGGGACTCGTATTCATCACTCTCTCCAACGTGTGTTCTACGACCATTCCGCATGTTGTTGGGGAGACCATCGATACACTCAAGGTTTCGGCGTTCGCATCATCGGAGATCGCGTGGCTCATTGCACAGATCCTTCTGCTGACTATCGGCAGTGGGTTCTTCATGTTCGCAACCCGCAGGACGATCATTTTGATGTCGAGGTTCATCGAAGAAGACCTTCGCAATGACTTCGTCAAGGCCATCAAGGATCAATCGCAACGGTTCTTCCACGACCGTTCCACGGGCTCCCTGCTTGCACACTTCTCCAACGACATTGGAGCCGTGCGCGAGTTCATTGGTCCGGCCATCATGTACACGGCAAACACCATCACAACGTTTGCCTTTGCTCTTACGTGGATGATGAACATCAACATTCCGTTGACTTTTGCCATCCTCATTCCCGTCCCCCTCGTAGCCACACTCACGTATAAGCTTGGCAAACTCATTCACGCCAACTACAAGCGTGTGCAGGAGCAGTATGAGCACATCACAACGCATGCTCAGGAGACCGCGTCCGGTGTTCGTGTTGTGCGTGCCTATGTGCGCGGCGATCACGAGGCAGAGAGATTCGACGAGCTCAGCGCAGACTACTATCGCAAGAACATGCGACTTGCACGCGTTCAGTCGCTGATGATGCCGGGCATGACCGTGCTCTTCAATCTCAGTTACGTGATCGTGATCAGTTTCGGCGGCTACCTCGTGATGCAAAGCAGCATGAGTGTGGGTGAACTCACGCAGTTCTTCATCTACCTCAACCAGCTGTTGTGGCCCATCGCAGCCATTGGATGGGTAACGAGCATGATCCAGCGCGGTGCCGCCTCCATGGCACGTCTGGGTGCGATCTTTGAAGCCCCCTCCGATGTCGTTGATGCCGATAATGCCCAACGTCCGGATGAGATCCGAGGAACCATTGAGTTCGACAACGTGTCGCTTGCCTACGACGGAACAACACCTGTGCTGTCCAACATCTCCGTGACCGTCCCCGCCGGGTCCAGTCTCGGAATCGTGGGCACGGTAGGAAGCGGGAAGAGCTCGCTGATCGGATTACTACCCCGACTCTACGACGTAACCTCGGGTGCGGTGCGTATCGACGGTATTGATGTGCGAAACATCTCTATCGTAACACTACGAGGGTCCATCGCCGTTGTTCCGCAAGAGTCATTCCTCTTCTCCGAGACCATTCGCGAGAACATTCGTTTTGGTCGGCCAACTGCATCGGACGAAGAAGTAGAACAAGCTGCGCAACGAGCACAACTCCATGCCGATGTGATGTCACTTCCGCAGGGATATGACACCGTGGTTGGTGAGCGTGGCGTAACACTTTCCGGTGGACAGAAACAACGTACATCTCTCGCACGTGCCATTGCCAGTGACCCATCCATCCTTGTGTTGGACGATTCACTTTCCGCCATCGATGCCGATACGGAAGAGCGTATCCTGCGTGGACTTGATGACGTGATGAAGGGGCGTACCACCATCCTCATTTCTCATCGGATCTCAACCGTGAAGAAGTGCACCAACATCATCGTCCTGCAGAACGGCACCATTGCCGAGCAGGGCTCACACAACGAACTCCTTGAACTCGGCGGCATCTATGCCGACATGTACGAACGTCAACAACTTGAACAACAGCTAACGTCATGA
- a CDS encoding cysteine synthase yields MKTYDNILQLIGSTPLVRLNHLTEGIEAQVYVKLESLNPGGSVKDRIGVSMLEAAEREGRIKPGDLIIEPTSGNTGIGLALAARLKGYNCLFIMTDKASQERVRYLKALGADVLIVSSAAKMSSPEYYWNTAKRLSEELPNAIMLNQYDNPANPDIHEKTTGPEIWADTDGTITHFIAGIGTGGTISGTARFLKKQNPSIKVIAADPVGSAIKTFKETGRLVEALPYLIEGVGQERIPLNLDLNVVDEIMNISDKEAFMTARAMARQEGIFCGGSSGMNIAAALRVAKLLPKEAVVVAIVCDTGERYLTKHHSDEWLTEKNLLENDRFMLRDVVSAKRTRGVLPALISLPSHATVQEALSLMSSYEVSDVPVIDADTLAGTVRENKLMSAVIEDRLVLERPVAQYMEAPAPIVDAHEDVQTGINMLRNTPMIVVSEFGRLSGVVTRHDVLEYL; encoded by the coding sequence ATGAAAACCTACGACAACATCCTCCAGCTCATTGGCAGCACACCGCTTGTGCGCCTGAACCATCTTACTGAGGGCATCGAGGCCCAGGTCTACGTCAAGCTCGAAAGCCTCAATCCCGGTGGCTCCGTCAAGGACCGCATCGGTGTATCGATGCTTGAAGCTGCTGAGCGAGAAGGTCGCATCAAGCCCGGAGATCTGATCATTGAGCCAACCAGTGGCAACACCGGTATCGGACTTGCGTTGGCAGCGCGGCTGAAGGGATACAACTGTCTCTTCATCATGACCGATAAAGCATCACAAGAACGTGTGCGATATCTCAAGGCCCTTGGAGCCGACGTCCTCATCGTCTCCAGTGCTGCTAAGATGAGTTCACCTGAATACTACTGGAACACCGCAAAACGGTTGAGTGAAGAGCTGCCCAACGCCATCATGCTCAACCAGTATGACAATCCCGCCAATCCCGACATTCACGAGAAGACCACAGGTCCGGAGATCTGGGCAGACACCGATGGCACTATCACTCACTTCATTGCCGGCATCGGCACCGGTGGAACCATCAGCGGAACCGCTCGATTCCTCAAGAAGCAGAACCCGTCGATCAAGGTCATTGCTGCCGATCCAGTTGGTTCAGCAATCAAGACCTTCAAAGAGACGGGTCGATTGGTTGAAGCACTTCCCTACCTCATTGAAGGGGTTGGTCAAGAACGTATTCCTCTCAATCTCGATCTGAATGTTGTTGATGAGATCATGAACATCTCCGACAAAGAAGCCTTCATGACGGCGCGCGCAATGGCCCGTCAAGAAGGGATCTTCTGTGGTGGTTCATCAGGCATGAACATCGCTGCTGCTCTTCGCGTCGCCAAACTCCTCCCCAAGGAAGCCGTGGTTGTTGCCATTGTCTGCGACACCGGCGAACGCTATCTCACAAAGCACCACTCCGATGAGTGGCTCACCGAGAAGAACCTCCTCGAGAACGACCGCTTCATGCTTCGCGATGTAGTATCCGCCAAGCGCACGCGTGGTGTATTGCCAGCGCTCATCTCCTTGCCGTCGCATGCCACCGTGCAAGAAGCACTCTCCCTCATGAGTTCCTATGAGGTCAGCGACGTCCCCGTGATCGACGCAGACACACTTGCCGGCACCGTTCGCGAGAACAAACTCATGTCCGCCGTCATCGAAGACCGCCTCGTTCTCGAACGCCCCGTTGCTCAATACATGGAAGCCCCGGCCCCCATTGTTGATGCCCACGAAGACGTCCAAACCGGTATCAACATGCTGCGCAACACCCCAATGATCGTCGTCAGCGAGTTTGGTCGACTATCCGGTGTTGTGACACGGCATGACGTCCTCGAATACCTTTAA
- a CDS encoding four helix bundle protein: MSVVHLRIYQDAVVIAGEIAVMVESWASFHRDTVGMQIVRAADAISNFIAEGYGKAETEERLQNLFLADSSLQETKNQFRLALHRGIIEEELEKHYIARLTGLSISMMEFGAAIINRDEAYDGKYRAVIERRRKWLVERNQPLAEGA; encoded by the coding sequence ATGTCCGTTGTTCATCTTCGCATCTATCAGGATGCGGTTGTCATTGCCGGTGAGATCGCCGTGATGGTGGAATCATGGGCTTCGTTCCACCGTGATACGGTTGGAATGCAGATCGTTCGGGCTGCCGATGCGATCAGTAATTTCATTGCTGAGGGGTATGGGAAGGCGGAGACGGAGGAGCGACTCCAAAACCTGTTCCTTGCCGACTCCTCACTGCAGGAAACAAAGAACCAGTTCCGGCTTGCCCTGCACCGCGGCATCATCGAAGAGGAGCTGGAAAAACACTACATAGCCCGGCTCACCGGCCTGTCGATCTCAATGATGGAGTTCGGCGCTGCCATCATCAACCGCGATGAAGCCTACGACGGTAAATACCGCGCCGTGATTGAACGCCGCCGTAAATGGCTCGTAGAGCGTAATCAGCCCCTTGCAGAAGGCGCTTGA
- a CDS encoding SDR family oxidoreductase, whose amino-acid sequence MTTDQYVLILGASSGFGRAAARALAADGFNIIGVHLDRAAGLEAVEELKTELAGHGVRTLFYNVNAADPDRRADVIAAIKEEFAQHPGATLRLMLHSLAFGTLKPFIAEAPGDAINQKNLDMTLDVMANSLIYYTQDVVRNGLMAAGGRIVGLTSAGATRVLPMYGAVSAAKAAMESYCRQLALELAPYNITANSIRAGVTHTPALSKIPGSDVIMNNALMRNPYHRLTTPEDIANVLRLLVKPEAQWINGEVLGVDGGEDAIDLTWYKP is encoded by the coding sequence ATGACCACAGATCAATACGTCCTCATCCTCGGTGCCTCCAGCGGATTTGGTCGCGCAGCAGCTCGCGCTCTTGCCGCCGACGGATTCAACATCATCGGCGTCCACCTCGATCGTGCCGCCGGACTCGAGGCCGTTGAGGAGCTCAAAACTGAGCTTGCCGGTCACGGAGTACGCACGCTGTTCTACAATGTGAACGCTGCCGACCCGGACCGCAGAGCTGACGTGATCGCCGCGATCAAGGAAGAATTCGCTCAGCACCCAGGCGCCACCTTACGCCTTATGCTTCATTCACTTGCGTTTGGCACCTTAAAGCCATTTATAGCAGAAGCGCCGGGCGACGCGATCAATCAGAAGAACCTCGATATGACGCTCGATGTGATGGCAAACTCCTTGATCTATTACACGCAAGACGTTGTAAGAAATGGGCTTATGGCTGCCGGCGGACGCATTGTTGGTCTCACAAGTGCCGGAGCTACCCGTGTGTTGCCGATGTACGGAGCAGTGTCCGCAGCAAAGGCTGCAATGGAGTCCTACTGCCGTCAACTCGCGCTCGAACTCGCCCCCTACAACATCACGGCCAACTCCATCCGTGCCGGTGTTACCCACACGCCGGCGTTGTCCAAGATCCCGGGCAGTGACGTGATCATGAACAACGCCCTCATGCGCAACCCGTACCATCGTCTCACGACGCCGGAAGACATCGCAAACGTCCTTCGCCTCTTGGTCAAGCCAGAAGCACAATGGATCAATGGCGAAGTCCTTGGCGTGGACGGCGGGGAAGATGCGATCGATCTGACGTGGTATAAGCCTTAG
- a CDS encoding chromophore lyase CpcT/CpeT, which yields MKHVAIAITLIAMSVGMAAQDKKKDEDLEVLARWIEGSFSSEAQSKADTTYFDVRLHMKRIWHDRADGYWFLVEQAIAASQDKPYRQRVYHIRRVEENMIESRVFTWKAPSAVIGAWSDTTKLDGLDTDDLSIRRGCEVYMQMDDIMFFGSTHGTACTSDLKGASYATSEVKIFRDRIISWDRGFSADGVQVWGAEKGGYVFVKQ from the coding sequence ATGAAACACGTCGCAATTGCGATAACATTGATCGCGATGTCCGTTGGGATGGCCGCGCAAGACAAGAAGAAGGACGAAGATCTCGAGGTCCTGGCTCGATGGATCGAAGGGTCATTCTCCAGTGAGGCGCAGTCAAAGGCAGACACCACCTATTTCGATGTGCGTCTGCACATGAAACGTATCTGGCATGATCGGGCTGACGGATATTGGTTCTTGGTAGAGCAAGCCATTGCTGCATCCCAGGACAAACCATATCGTCAACGCGTCTACCACATCCGGCGCGTGGAGGAGAACATGATCGAGTCCAGGGTGTTCACCTGGAAAGCCCCTTCCGCAGTGATCGGAGCATGGTCGGACACCACCAAGCTCGATGGCCTGGACACGGATGACCTTTCGATCCGCCGCGGTTGTGAGGTCTATATGCAGATGGACGACATCATGTTCTTCGGGTCAACACATGGTACAGCCTGTACAAGTGATCTTAAAGGGGCTTCCTACGCCACGTCTGAGGTGAAGATCTTCCGCGACAGGATCATCAGTTGGGACCGGGGATTCAGTGCAGACGGCGTCCAGGTCTGGGGGGCCGAAAAAGGCGGATATGTCTTCGTCAAGCAATAA